In the Platichthys flesus chromosome 14, fPlaFle2.1, whole genome shotgun sequence genome, aaagatatttttatttaatcaactATTCAGGAGACCATTTTTGCCATTGTTTATAATTATAGCTGAGCTGGATGATGAAACAAGCTACTCCCCTTGGGTCCAACGGTAGTAGTGTAAGAGTTTCCTCCTTGTGTTTGTGGATCACTTATTTGATAGGTTTTAGACAAAGCCTTGGGTCGGGTACTGTAGGAAATCTGGAGATAAACAAACTGAAAGGACTTTGTGTGAAGCTGATCTCCTTCCAACAATACAGCTTCCTGAAAAACAAGCTTTGGCAGACTCTGTCTTTGCTCTGCACAGATATGCTGCTAAAGCTACAGATAGGCAGCATTTTGCAGCTAAACCACCAGCAATCGTCTGACACTCCCTTTCTTTTGAGCTAGAGATGCCTGAGACTGAAAATTAGTGGTGTTTTAGCCGACTCGGAGGAAGCACTACTAATTGTGTTATAAATCATGTCCTTTGCTTTCACATTGTTTTACTACATGAGGCCATTTGCTGCATCTTTTGCaatccagatttgtttttaagagtaaaaaaacaaccgGCTTCTTTTTAGTAATCTCATTGTTAGGAGTAGAGAGCATTGAGCTTACAAGCCATATTGTCTTACACCGGGGATAATCGGATTgtcacctccgccaaggaggttatgtttacaCCAGTTTGTTCATGGGTTGGTTTGTTTGCTGGAGGGCTTTAGGATGTGATAttggtcagagaagaacccattacattttttattggcTATCCAGGAATGCACTCTATTAAGTGCCATTCTAGATTCTTATATTAAAAAGACTGACTTTTGAGAACCAACTCACAAATCTGAACTGCCAGACCATCTGTAAATATTCATGTGTGTTATGAAGACTGAAGAAATATCCCGTCCCAAATGCAGCTGGTAGTCAATGGGCTGAAACATATACAACTCCTaagcaacacaaaacatttaaactatTTGTAGCACTAATTCAAGGCTAATAAACCGAGTAATGATCAAATGTGTCCTTCTGTTCTTTGCCTCATGTGACTGTAAAAAGAACCAACTTTATTTTGAGGCATGTCAAAAGGATGTGAGTTCTACCATAACAAAGAAACTCTAGCTGGAGCCATTGTTCTCTGGATGTGGAAGGAAGTAGCTCAAGAATATTCCCCGGTGGAAAGCCTTTGCTTAGAAAGAGGTCCGGTCAGTTGGCCGCTCGTCACAGCCACAGAGGATCTGTTTCTCCAAAGCTTCTTCAACTTTGGCTTCATTACTGTATTTGGACTCTTGGCACATTTGAGCCCctccatttaatatttttctccACCGTGTTCTAACCAGACTCTGCTTCTGTTGCCTGTAGGATGGAGGTCTCCTGCCTGGAGCTGGCTTTGGAGGGTGAGCGGCTCTGTAAGGTGGGCGACTACAGAGCGGGTGTCTCCTTCTTCGAGGCTGCCATCCAGGTGGGCACAGAGGACCTGCAGGTGCTCAGCGCCATCTACAGCCAACTGGGAAATGCGTACTTCCACCTGCACGACTACGCCAAAGCCCTCGAGTTCCACCGGCATGACCTCACCCTGACCAGGTTAGACATACAGCGGTGCTCCTATCTCTGCGAACAGATCATTACTGTATTACTAACATGATATGTCGTTGTATAGAACCATCGGGGACCTGCTCGGGGAAGCCAAAGCCAGTGGTAACCTTGGCAACACATTAAAGGTGTTGGGGCGGTTTGATGAGGCTGTAGTTTGCTGTCAGAGGCACTTGGACATAGCCAGAGACATGATTGACAAGGTGAGGCAATAGAGTGTTCAGGCACTCAAGTGATAATCTAAAGAGTGGAATATTCAGTAGAGTATGAGAAGGTTTGGCAAAATATTGACAGTTTTTTCCCGGGGGTGTGTCAGGTGGGTCAGGCGCGAGCTCTGTATAATTTTGGGAACGTTTACCACGCCAAAGGCAAAAGTATCTGCTGGAGCGGAGCTGAGCCTGGAGAATTCCCAGAGGAGGTGATGACCGCACTGAAGCAGGCAGCTGAGTACTACGAGTAAGTCgctcagtgtgtgagagagttttTAATCTGTAATCTTTTTTTATGCAGTACATGTTAATGATACAATGCCTGCTATCATACCTTTTATATCAAATACCTATTGTAGAGCGCTAGTTGCTGTCTGATTTGATTGTTGGTGGATTCTCAGGGCCAACTTGGCGATAGTGAAGGAGCTTGGAGACCGGGCCGCCCAGGGTCGGACGTATGGGAACCTCGGCAACACACACTATTTGTTGGGAAACTTCCGCAAAGCTGTGGCTTCTCATGACCAGGTGCAGGGAACCCtgaaaattttattttttgtcaatccaaagaaatgtgtgtgtttcagtagAAGCTATGTTTCTATTTACAGTTTCTTAATTAAGAGAAACAATAAACGATGATTCTATTTCAGCGCTTGCTCATAGCGAAGGAGTTTGGTGACCGCTCGGCAGAGAGACGCGCTTACTGCAACCTGGGGAACGCCTACATCTTTTTGGGAGAATTTGAAGTGGCAGCCGAGCATTACAAGTAAGTCACACATGAATCTTTTAAAAAACTTTCTGTGTTTGAAAATACAACAGTACATAGATACAACAAAGTGTACTGAACAGGCTTTGACGTGGTAATGTACATTTTTCAGATAGGGTGGCAGGATAAATTGATAAACAAGTATCTAAACTGATAGGTTGGATTAGACTGATTGACTGACTAAAGTTGTGCACTGTTAATagtttacattttgtttctgtGCTCATATTTTATCTGTCGTATCCAAGTCAGCAGTGTAGAAGGTGGTTCACTGAGCAAACACTTTGTACATAACTGTCACCAGGATATCAATATTGGGTAAGGTGTGTTACACCACTAAGCATAAATTAAGCTTtactttctccttttccttgaACAAGTATCTTGAAACCTGCCAActtttaaaactgttaaaataaaatctctaaaataaaaacagggtcACCTTCCTGTGTATGACATTGTATGTTGTCCCTGCACAAGTGGGCCTCAGATGCAGGGGATGACTGAGGCCTCTCTGCAGTGTGTTGAcccagcttgtgtgtgtgtgtgtttgtcaggagGACACTGCAGCTGGCCAGGCAGTTGAAAGATCGAGCTGTTGAGGCCCAGGCCTGCTACAGTTTGGGCAACACCTACACCCTTCTCCAGGACTATGAGAGAGCCATAGACTACCATCTCAAACACCTCATCATAGCCCAGGACCTCAacgacaggtacacacacattcactatAAGGGTCAGAATGTGTTTAGTAAGCCCCTGCACATGGACTTAAACATGTTTTGCTGCAGGATTGGGGAAGGCCGTGCTTGCTGGAGTTTAGGAAATGCTCACACTGCACTGGGGAACCATGATCAGGCCATGCACTTTGCTGAGAAGCACCTGGAGATCTGCAAAGAGGttcatgaataaaatgttttaaaatcttCCAAATCATGTTCAGGTATTGTACAGTTGTAAATCTAACCTTTCTTTGTTTCCAGACTGGAGACAGGAGTGGGGAGCTGACGGCCCGTATGAATGTGTCCGACCTCCAGATGGTTCTGGGTCTGAGCTATAGCACAAATAACTCCACCTTCTCAGAGAATAAAGATATAGACTACAACCAGCATGGTAAATAAAAGCCACTGTTCACAAACCTTTCTTTTCTACATGATGTTATAACGTTTGTACAACAGGTTTGAAAGAGTTTTCTTGTGTTTCAGGAGCGAAACCCAGGATGAGCAGGAGACACAGCATGGAGAACCTGGAGCTGATGAAACTGACTCCAGACAAGCTGAATGTAAGTCCAAAAGTCTCCAGCTTTATTCAGCACAAACCAGATTTCTCCTTATTGTCTCCCCTACTAATGTTTCCTTCATCATTGTGGTAaataatctgtttgtgtgtttgtgaagaatCAGAAGTGGAACAGCGACATCCTGACCAAACCGCCCAAACCCTCATTGGCTAAGAGCACCGCCAAGCTGTTCTTTGTCAATCGTCTCCGCGGGAAGAAGTATAAGGCCGGAGGCTCCAGTAAGGTCCTCCAGGACACCAGCAACACGCTGGACACCAGTCAGACGTCTGCACAGGGACCTCAGAAGGTAACACAGCTGATAACCACACACACGCCTCATCCAGTCTCAGACAGCCGTCATCACACAAGgcctgttctgctctgtttcacgttggttttctcctcctccttagcGTCTCAGTCCTGAAATGCTCGGAGACGAGGGCTTCTTTGACCTGCTGAGCCGTTTCCAGAGCAACCGCATGGATGACCAGCGCTGCTCCATACAGGATCAGGGCAGCAGGGTGTCGTTGAACAGTGACCCGGAGCAGCCTCCAAGAGCCATCAGGAAATGTGAGTTACCCAATTCGTCCAGAGGAACTTCTTCactctgaaataaaacacatcatcttcatccGTCTCCTCTTTgaacctctctccctctgcagcctcGTCCGAGTCTGCCAACATCACGGGCGGACAAGGCCGGCGGTTAGAGGAGCCATCGACAGCGGGGGGGGGCCTGCCCGGCCTCCGGCTCCATCAGAACAGCAACCAGGCCGTGCTCAACCACTTGATGGCCAATGCAGACAACGCTGAGGCTGACGACGACTTCTTCAACATGCTCGTCAAGTGCCAGGTACTGGGTGGAACCCGATAATCAgtgtttgacccccccccccagaaaaagCAATGTGCGCTCTCTCTTATCAGATCCCAACCTTTACGCTCTCTTTCCAGGGGTCCCGTTTGGATGACCAGCGCtgtgcccctcccccccctccggTCCGAGGGCCCACCGTACCAGATGAGGACTTCTTCAGCCTCATCATGCGCTCCCAGGCCAAACGGATGGATGAGCAGCGCGTCACCCTGCCCTCTGGGCCGAGCGCCAACGCCAGGCCCCCCTCCAACTAAGCACTAAAGGGACAGACAGGCTTTTTTTCTGTAAATCTCATGTAGCAGTGGACGATATTGTTGGGT is a window encoding:
- the gpsm2 gene encoding G-protein-signaling modulator 2 isoform X2; protein product: MEVSCLELALEGERLCKVGDYRAGVSFFEAAIQVGTEDLQVLSAIYSQLGNAYFHLHDYAKALEFHRHDLTLTRTIGDLLGEAKASGNLGNTLKVLGRFDEAVVCCQRHLDIARDMIDKVGQARALYNFGNVYHAKGKSICWSGAEPGEFPEEVMTALKQAAEYYEANLAIVKELGDRAAQGRTYGNLGNTHYLLGNFRKAVASHDQRLLIAKEFGDRSAERRAYCNLGNAYIFLGEFEVAAEHYKRTLQLARQLKDRAVEAQACYSLGNTYTLLQDYERAIDYHLKHLIIAQDLNDRIGEGRACWSLGNAHTALGNHDQAMHFAEKHLEICKETGDRSGELTARMNVSDLQMVLGLSYSTNNSTFSENKDIDYNQHGAKPRMSRRHSMENLELMKLTPDKLNNQKWNSDILTKPPKPSLAKSTAKLFFVNRLRGKKYKAGGSSKVLQDTSNTLDTSQTSAQGPQKRLSPEMLGDEGFFDLLSRFQSNRMDDQRCSIQDQGSRVSLNSDPEQPPRAIRKSSSESANITGGQGRRLEEPSTAGGGLPGLRLHQNSNQAVLNHLMANADNAEADDDFFNMLVKCQGSRLDDQRCAPPPPPVRGPTVPDEDFFSLIMRSQAKRMDEQRVTLPSGPSANARPPSN
- the gpsm2 gene encoding G-protein-signaling modulator 2 isoform X1, whose translation is MDTSCSVVSTQAEEQSLHVRYRMEVSCLELALEGERLCKVGDYRAGVSFFEAAIQVGTEDLQVLSAIYSQLGNAYFHLHDYAKALEFHRHDLTLTRTIGDLLGEAKASGNLGNTLKVLGRFDEAVVCCQRHLDIARDMIDKVGQARALYNFGNVYHAKGKSICWSGAEPGEFPEEVMTALKQAAEYYEANLAIVKELGDRAAQGRTYGNLGNTHYLLGNFRKAVASHDQRLLIAKEFGDRSAERRAYCNLGNAYIFLGEFEVAAEHYKRTLQLARQLKDRAVEAQACYSLGNTYTLLQDYERAIDYHLKHLIIAQDLNDRIGEGRACWSLGNAHTALGNHDQAMHFAEKHLEICKETGDRSGELTARMNVSDLQMVLGLSYSTNNSTFSENKDIDYNQHGAKPRMSRRHSMENLELMKLTPDKLNNQKWNSDILTKPPKPSLAKSTAKLFFVNRLRGKKYKAGGSSKVLQDTSNTLDTSQTSAQGPQKRLSPEMLGDEGFFDLLSRFQSNRMDDQRCSIQDQGSRVSLNSDPEQPPRAIRKSSSESANITGGQGRRLEEPSTAGGGLPGLRLHQNSNQAVLNHLMANADNAEADDDFFNMLVKCQGSRLDDQRCAPPPPPVRGPTVPDEDFFSLIMRSQAKRMDEQRVTLPSGPSANARPPSN